TCACCTCCTTTTGGTATCATTGACATTGTTGCATCCCATGTGCGTGTCATCCGCATCATATGTTGTAAAGTCTGAAGACCAAAAACATCCTTATCCAAAACACCTGGTGCGAAGGCCCTGTATAAGGGAATAGCAGTTCATCAAAAGCCCCAACAAAAAACTGACATGCTTCCTGGAAACtaattttgattttatattaaaAGGAAATTCATCTAAGAGGGAAATTTTTCAATTTGTAGGTCAATAGTTTAATTTCTCAAATGAATGTAACAGAAACCACAATGAGAGAGTATTATGTAAAACACCAAAGGCTTATGCAGTAAAAAACGTTTTTTAGTTCAAATTAGAATCAAACTACTCTACCATAAAAGATTCAAACTTGAAGTATGCACTAAGCAAATTAGACTATTCTAAATTTTATGTAGGTATTCTGCATGGATTAAAAAACTCTTGTGTTATGATACTTTATTCCTCCCAACTTTTAGGCCTTCAGATATAAATAAAACACTACATGGATAACCATAAAAAATAAAGTGCCCAGGTAAAGTTGATTGTCAGTTCAAGCATGAAAACTAATTTTATTGACATAATTATTAGCTGATAGCAATCCAATTACCTCACAAACTGTATTTAGCTAGAATATAATTCAAAGCGTGAAAATATGATAATAATGAGAAAATGACATAATATCATCCTATTACACCGCAAAGGTCAAGAACAAAACCTGGCAACAGCAATATCCTTTGCTTCAATAGAGAAAAGCCCTGAGACTGCTTTTGGAACACCTAAGAAGGGTCCTCCAATGTTCATTACAGCTTTGATATGCTTTGCACACCAATCTGATCCACCCCCACCTCCCCTTGGTGCTGGtgcctcaacccacttcatgAAATGCAGAAAGTAAAGCACACCCATTGAATGAGGAATAACTACAACCTTTTTCCCATCATTTGTAGTAACCATCAGTTCTATATTGCTCTTTATCCTGCTTAAACTTTGGTCCCTAACCTAATCAAATCAATCAGAGTAGCTCATTTTAGGGCTGAAACATACATACtgcaaaaaaaaaacagcaaaaacAGAGACAGAACATTCTTTTAAATGAGCCTCCTTAGGGTTCCTACAGAAAAACCAATTACTGACTTAACAATACCTCAGTGTTTTGAAATGatagcctccaatcatatgcagcCATATACATGGTTTTTTCTTCATATCCAATCCGAGCCAAGTTAGCAATTAAAACTGCCCAGACAAAATAACCTGGTGCAAAGTAATCAGCTGCCACAAGGCCAGATACAGGCCTTACCCTTACACCTGACTGGTCCAGTCCAGTTTCATTATCCAGAGACATATGCTCAGCCCAGCATAATGGTCTGTAAAAATAAATAGAAACATGGGAGGATCACCCATAGGAATCAATCCCACTAATTACTTCTGGAAAACAGTAAGAAATACAGAGATTTGGAAAATAAAACAACCTGACAAATTACAACGCAAAGAAAATATAATATTACAAATTAACAAATTGGACAAGTCATGCCGAAGACATGATACATTTCATAGTTCCCTTTCTCCCCGGCTGTTTTAGTTCTTTctcaagaaaaattaaaatagcaAAGAGGAAGTGTCGCGTGATCAAACATGATATTTTGAATTATGACACTCGGTACGATCTCTCTCTTGGACACAGCACCTAAATGCATTTTAAAATACTAGTTTAAACCTCTTTTTATGTATAAAATGAACAATGTCCACAATTATATGTGGGTGGGTACGATTAATCCATAACTAAAGAGAATGATGCATACCTATAACAAGTAAGAATGAAATGCCTGGAAAGACAGGAATCCACAAGCTGACAGCTGATGTTTGATCCAACTTAAGCAGTAAAACTGAGAAATATTCGGCACGTGCCTATAATTGTTTAACAGAATTCAGCTGATAAGATGACTAGCCATGGGACCTTGTAGATAGAGCGTAATTGATATTTTAGAAACAATCATCTTTTACAAAAATTAAGTTGGATTAATGGCTTCAAAAGGTGTTGATACATCCTATAGTAAATCAAGTACTATGGTTGTAGAAGAAGGCACAAGTGTAGCATCCGAGCTGGCCAGGGAAAGTATTGAAGTTTCAAAACAAGGATCCTGGTTTTAAATAAATCTGTCCATCTGGATCTTAAATCTTATTTAACTTATTTCTTTTAATCTTGCAAATAAAAACCAGGAAGGCAATAgcttttttaagaaaaattacaTATGTGCATAAGTTTCTAGAATTTTCATATAGCCGTCATTAAGATTCTGAACAAGCCCTTAATAAATGAGCTAACTCTTTTATAAGCCTCCAGGTGAATTTCAAAATCAGATATTCTCTCATgattttttgacttaccaattatTGTAAAAATGATTACAAAACATTTACAATTATCACATGACAATTAACTATAATTTTCTACATTAGTACAAGTATAACTTGACAATAAATGATTCAGCTGGCTAGCAGTTTTCTTCAGAAAAAAAGCAATGCAGCAAGTAATCAATTCAAGAAATCCTTTCAATAAGAACTAAAACTGCTAGCCAGCTCAATCAATTTCTGCCAGATTATATCTAATTGTGCTAAAGATTTTACGCTTTACCAAAACAACTTCCCCTAAAGATTCTTAAACTTAAAGGAACTCTTCACTCCCATAGCTTTCCATTGCAAAAGCAGCAATTGGCAGCTTTAGCACTTCAGTACCACACTTCCCCTCACGTCACACTCATTCAAAAGTTGAAAATTTCATCCAACAAATCAAAAACCACAACAGCAAATTCACTAAAACAATcaaacaaaacccaacaaaaaaggAAACTCCataccaaatcaacccaaaaaGTAAATTTTGCATTACCTTTTATACAATTCCCCAAATGTTCCGCCCCACAACCTCTTCCTAAACAAGCCATCAGCACACTGGTGTCCCTCCCACAATTCGAGGCCGCCGGTGACGATTCCGGGAACGAACACGACCGGATGCTTGGCACTCAATCCCTCCTTTCGCAACTTCACGCCAGGTGGGTCCGGCAACGGACCCGTAATCGCTTCGGTCACGTACTGAGGGAACGAAGCCGGCATTGCGTTGTACAAAAAAAGTAAGAACCACCAAGTGGAGCATATACAACCAATAGACCAGCAACAGCCATCGATACACGACCACTTCCTTCTCTGCGTCTCGTTTTCTCTTTGCTTTCGCTCTCtgttctctctctccttctcgcTATCCTCATTATCGTTGTTCCGAAGCTCTGGGTTGGGACCTTTTCCCTTTCTTTGCCTCAAAAACGACATGGGTTCTCGTCAAAAATTGAAACAACGAAAGTTTCACAAGACTCTTAAATGCTCTGAAACCGAAGAGCTCGATTCCAACATCAACATAGGCTGAGGAAAATTCACCTGTGACCGTGATCAGCACCAAACCCAGATGGGGGTTCGAGGTGATTGGCTCATCTGACCGGCCGGTGAGGAGTGGAGGCACCCGATTGGCTCTGGGGTTCGTGGACTTTGTGGTATATAGGTCATAAATGGGAGCCAGGCCTAGAAGGCTAGAATAAGGAAGTAAGTACTCGAAGTTTTCAGATCTGGTGGGGGCCCCGCAAGGTATTCATGCAGGACACGTGGCGTCAAGTTTGTCAGAAAATCGTTGGTTTTGGGTGACGTGTCACGGCGGCGCGTCCGCTACCGGAGGGGGCTGCTGGTTTCCGAAAGCTCCTCAAGGTAGAATCGACGGTGGTTATGTTAAGTTGGGAGTGGTCCTGACTTTATGTAACCCTATTTTGGGGTTATATAGACTAATATTATTATAGTTCAGATATTTATAAATGCTCTGGTACTAGAAAGTTATCGTTTTGGCTTTTTATTCTGGTCCTTTTTGGTGGGATTTTCCGTTTTCTGGATTTCCTCCAATGCCGAACAAGAAAGCTGAACTCTAATCCTGCAGCTACAACGTCCAACaaccaaaaataataataaaaaaatcagtaaaaaccttatctttctttctttatattatttaataacaGAAAGGACACAATCTTTGCTCaaccaaaaataataaatatgacatGACAGTCCTCGTTCCTCGAACGTTAGAAAAGTTTAAACCTGGGTTGAGATGAAGATGTGCATGCACAGTAATAATTTGGTTTATATGAATGGAGATTAGAATGCATTGAAGATTCTACTTTTATGTTTGGTTTAGAGTTTGTAGTTTGGTAATGGAAttctataaaaataataatttatattttcaGTATGAATTTTCATTTTATTCCCAAACCATTAGAAACTAGTAGaaatgaattttattttaaataatattgtaGTTCATATTTACACTAAGTGACACATGACACACATTAAAAGTAATTAAGACTTCATAAAAGTTGATTAAGTCTATTGGAACTTGTTTTGAGCTCCACGGGAGTTAAGTATTGCCTTCCATCACAATTCACCCCCATTAGAGGAGTGTCCTTGTGAAAATGTTACTTTTCGAGGACCATGTTCAAGATAACACTCCAAGTCTCATCATAAGACCATGTCATTGATGCATTTCCTCCAGTTCTGTCAGAAGTCTCTTCTAGATTTAGAACACTGTTGCACAAATTATAGTGTCAATCTCGTACAAGTGACAAGTAGGTTGTCTCACGACGCCACCTGACATGGAAAAATGTGTTGTTGCTCTCCTGACACTGTCAGGAGCGTGTTGCCCAATAAAGCAGTGAGCTGATATACCTCGTATTGGGCCCACTAAGATATACAGGGACCCACCAACACCTTAACTGAAGGAATTTACCATTTGTTGTATATTTAAGTCCACATTAAAGGAGAATAATTGTAATTAGCCCTCATTGGGAAATTAATTGTCATCAGCCATCTATAAATAAGGCTAGGGCACAATTTGTAAAAGATTCCTGATTCATTTCTTATTTTCAGAGTATGCCAAAACATTACTTGAAAACCTCCATTAGAGCTTGACATTTGCAAGTTCTTCGCATCCAAAATACAAGTAACTTGTGAACTAGGGTTGATTCAcaacttgaaccacgtaaaattctttgtcttaatttttaattctttaagttttattttaattagttgcTAGCAAAATTACtagtaaaaaaatattaaaaaaaaaagagtgcaATGATTATTTTGTTACAAATATTTTTAttgaatattttaaaaaataaataaaatatagacATTTTTATCTTACTCCATTTCATTCTTACACcaaactaaacaaaataattttAGTTCTAATATTCATTCCaaaactaaacaaaaaatcaaatcaTTCTCATTACAATTCTTGTTTCATCTCATTACTATTTTCATTACCATTCTAATATCATTCTACTCAACCCATCGTgatctaatttaaaaaaaaatagagataaattttaaacaaataaaatacatATCTTGAGCATTGGCATGTGGTTCACGCAACATAAGTATATAGAAACAACAATCAATGTCCCTTCAAATGTGAGATGATTAGCactaaaaacaaaacacaacaaGAAGGAAAATCAATCTGAGTGGTTTAATCATTATCGAAGTGAGCTCTGTTGGAAAAGGATTCCAAGAAATATGGCTTGCTTTTATTCCATATCCTCTATTTTATATGCTTTCTTACTTTTAGACATGAAACGTGCTTAACATGATATATGTTACAGTTATAGTGTATAAGTCTCcactctcttttcttctttttcttttttccttgaaaataaattaatatataaataagatTTTTACTAACTTAATGGAAAAGGTATATTCCTTCATGTCATAGGGCAGGCTGTTTggtatatatgataatgataaatAACGCCACTACTAATCCAAAACCTGGTCAATTTTCGTTTGGCACCacctgtcaaaacaaaaacaatatTTACAATCCTACAAACTTggaaataataattatattattaattcttATATGAATAGAAACAAAGAAGTGTTTCtctttattacatgtttatttctaaattttataaataattttggaAAGTCATTCACgtaatttttagaaaaaaaagagaaggaatAGTCAAgttttaattttta
This genomic interval from Humulus lupulus chromosome 8, drHumLupu1.1, whole genome shotgun sequence contains the following:
- the LOC133797270 gene encoding phospholipid:diacylglycerol acyltransferase 1-like isoform X1, with the translated sequence MSFLRQRKGKGPNPELRNNDNEDSEKERENRERKQRENETQRRKWSCIDGCCWSIGCICSTWWFLLFLYNAMPASFPQYVTEAITGPLPDPPGVKLRKEGLSAKHPVVFVPGIVTGGLELWEGHQCADGLFRKRLWGGTFGELYKRPLCWAEHMSLDNETGLDQSGVRVRPVSGLVAADYFAPGYFVWAVLIANLARIGYEEKTMYMAAYDWRLSFQNTEVRDQSLSRIKSNIELMVTTNDGKKVVVIPHSMGVLYFLHFMKWVEAPAPRGGGGGSDWCAKHIKAVMNIGGPFLGVPKAVSGLFSIEAKDIAVARAFAPGVLDKDVFGLQTLQHMMRMTRTWDATMSMIPKGGDTVWGGLDWSPEGFYNCSAKKLKNNGTVANGQNGATNKGSAKGVNYGRMISFGKELAAVHSSEIERIDYWGAEKGNNLVNTTKCDVWTEYHEMGVGSVKAIADYKAYTVAEILDLLHHVAPKLMARGEAHFSYGIADNLKDPKYQHYKYWSNPLETELPNAPDMEIYSMYGVGIPTERAYVYKLTPSSECYIPFQIDTSAEGGNEDPCLKGGVFLSDGDETVPVLSSGFMCAKGWRGKTRFNPSGIRTYIREYDHAPPANLLEGRGTQSGAHVDIMGNFALLEDVIRVAAGATGDELGGDRVFSDIFKWSEAINLQL